CGCAGCTGCCGGTGGCGGCCAGCAGTTCGTCCCGCACGCTGCCCAGCGAGATCGGCCTGCTGTGGGACGGTTCCGGTTCGGCGGGGCAGCGCAATCGCACGCGTGAGTTGGCGCTGCTGGATCGTTACTTCGCCGCGATGGGGGACGGCACGGTGGCATTGACCGTGCTACGCGATCGCGCCGAACCGGTGCGGCGCTTCCGCGTCCGCGCCGGCAACTGGAATGAGCTGCGTGCGGTGCTGCAGGCCGTGCGCCCGGATGGCGCCAGCGCGCTGGCGCAGTGGCAGCCGCAGCCGAGTGTGAAGGAATACCTGCTGCTCAGCGATGGTCTGCTGACCTATGGGCCGGAAGCATTGCCAGCACTCGCACCGGAGCAGCGTCTGTTCGCGGTCAGTAGTGCCGGCGCGCGTACCGATGCCGTGCGACTGCGTGGCTGGAGCGAAGCGCATGGCGGACGCTTCGTCGCGCTGGGTAATGATGTTGATGCGGCCGCTCGCGAACTACTGTCGTCGCCGTTGGACGTGCAGATCGATGCGGGCCGTGGCGTACAGGAAGTGGTGATCGATCGTCGCAGTGAAGCCCAGGGCTGGTTGTGGCTGCATGCACGACTGGCGGCCGACGGCGTGCCGATGCGGGTGCGTGTGGGCGGCGGTGAATGGCAGGCGCTGCCGGCAACACAGAAGAGTGACGACGGTGAACTGGTGGCCGGCTTGTGGGCGCAGGCCCGTCTGCAGCAACTCGGCGCCGACCGTCGAGGCAACCGCGAAGCCATGCAGCTGCTGTCGCAGCAGTTCGGCCTGGTCGGGCCGGATACCTCCCTGATCGTGCTGGAGACGCTGGAGGACTACCTGCGCTATGCGATCCGCCCTTCGGGCAAGCTGCGCGCCGACTACGACGCCAGGTTTGCAGTGCAGGTAAGTGGTCGCGCCGCAGCCGATCGCCAGCGCCTGGATGAAGTGGCCGCTCGCTGGAAGGAGCGCCAGCAGTGGTGGAACCGCAGCTGGCCGAAGGGTGCGCCGCCGCAGGCGAAGGAAATGGCGCTGGAAGTGGCATCCGCAGGCTACGCAGCCGAATCCGCACCCGTGGCGATGCTGGCAGCCCCTGCGCCTGCCCCGCCGCCTGCGCCTTCACCGATGGCCGCGGCGGCCGAGCAGCGCATGGACGCCAGCAGCGCACGCGCGCGCCGCTCAGCACCTGCATCGAACAAGGCGCTGGATGCGATCGCAGTCACCAGCGGGTTCGCCGACGCATCCGCTGCCGCCAACGACGGCCAGCTCGGCATCCAGCTGGCGGCATGGCAGCCGGATTCGGCCATCGCCCGTCGCCTGCGCCAGGGTCCGCCGTCGCAGCTCTATGACCGCTACCTGGCCGAGCGCGATGCCCACGCCGACAGCAGCGCGTTCTTCCTCGACGTGGCCGACCTGCTGCTGGAGCAGGGCCAGCGCGAACTGGCACTGCGCGTGCTGTCGAACCTGGCCGAGATGGACCTGGACAACCGCCACCTGCTGCGCGTGCTCGGCTACCGGCTGATGCAGGCTGATGCCCCGGCACTGGCGGTGCCGGTGTTCGAGCAGGTGCTGGCGATGGGCCAGGAAGAACCGCAGAGCTTCCGCGACCTGGGCCTGGCACTGGCAGCGGCCGGCAGGCCACAGCAGGCACTGGCGCCGCTGTACCAGGTGGTGGTGCGGCCATGGGACAACCGCTTCGATGGCATCGCCCTGATCGCATTGGATGAGCTGACCAACCTGGTGGCGCGCAGTACGCCGCGCCTGGACACCCGCAGCATCGACCCGCGCCTGCTGCAGGCGATGCCGCTGGACCTGCGCGTGGTGCTGTCGTGGGATGCCGACAACAGCGACATGGACCTGTGGGTGACTGACCCGAACGGCGAGCGCGCGTACTACGGCAACCGCCAGACCTACCAGGGCGGGCGGATGTCGCAGGACTTCACCGGGGGCTATGGTCCCGAGCAGTTCTCGCTGCGCAACGCCAAGCCGGGCAAGTACAAGGTCGAGGCGAACTATTTCGGCAGCCGCCAGCAGCTGGTGACCGGTGCGACGACCCTGATGCTGCGCCTGACCACGCACTGGGGCACGCCGAAGCAGAAGGACCAGATGGTCACGATGCGGTTGAAGGACCGCGCCGAGACTGTGCTGGTGGGCGAGTTCGAGGTGAAATGACCGATCCCGGGCTTATGTAGCGTCGAGCTTGCTCGACTGCCTCGAGGTGGAGCCGAGCCCATGCTCGGCTCATGGCAGAGGTAGCCGAGCACGGGCTCGGCGCTACAAGGACACGGCGCGTGCGATCGTCGACGCTGGCGGATCGGCGCGCAGGCCGAACAGAGGTCGCAGCCAGCGCGAGCGTCGGATCAGCAGCTCGTGGATCAGCAGGCAGCCGCCGACGGTACCGGTCAGCAGCAGGGCCGGTTCCATCCACGGGCCCAGCTGCAGTGGCTTGAGCCAGAACAGCAGGGCGATGATCAGGCTCTGGTGCAGCATGTACCACGGATAGATGGCCTCGGTGCAGTACGGCAGCCAGCGGAACGGGCGATCAAGGAAGACCTTTCCCCAGCCCAGGATGGCCAGCAGCGCGGTCCATACGTACAGCGACTGGGTGGTACGGACCTGCAGGTCCCAGAACGGTTCGGGCCATTGCCGCAGGGGGGAATCGGCCGCCAGCACCTGGCCAAGGATGCGCAGGCCCAGGTACCAGCCGACCGCAGCCAGCGCCAACCACAGGGTGGTGCGGCGCAGGGCGACCACCCGTTCCCAGAACAGTGGCTCGCGACCCAGCAGGTAGCCGGCCAGGAATACCGTGGCGTACTTCGCGTGCTGGTACCAGTCGCCGAGCAGGGCATTGGTGGACGGATAGATCGGCTCCAGCCAGACCACCCAGGCCAGCAGCAGGGCGAACGGAATGCCGATCAGCAGCGTGGGTGAGGCTGCAACGCGTGCCATCGCGCTGCGCACCCCTGTTGTTCCCAGCAATGGCATCAGCAGGGCCAGCGCCAGGGTGTAGTTCCACAGATAGGCCAGGTACCACAGGTGGTTCCAGGTGATGCCGTACTGCCAGCCCGCGAAGCTGCCTTCCGGCCAGGGCCGCACCTGCCAGTAGCGCAGCAGGAAGTGGCCGAAGCCCGGCGCTACATGACCGTTGGCCACGCCTTCGCAGTAAGGCTGGATGGGTACGATCACGAACATGCCAAACAGCAGGGGCAGCAGCAGCTTCCAGGTGCGCAGGCCGGCGAAGCGCAGCAAGCTGCCTTCGGGTCGCATCAGTGCGATGGCGATGCCCGAGATCAGGAACAGCAGTGACATCCGCCAGCGATTGACGAACACCATCGGCCACTGCAGCCATTCGGCCGTGTGCACGCTCTTGAGGTGGAAGCCCCAGTCGTCCACATAGGCCATGCCGGTG
The sequence above is a segment of the Stenotrophomonas maltophilia genome. Coding sequences within it:
- a CDS encoding VIT domain-containing protein, coding for MVFARCCTVLLLALAAWPAGAQSPPISRPQAATPLLIAPAAEQPVQLQRARIEGEVQAGIAQTRITLEFHNPNRRVLEGELQFPLADGQQITGFALDINGELHDAVPVPKDRGRQVFEEIARRGVDPGLLEQTAGNQFRLRIYPLPAGGSRRVQLVIREPLAFAGQGWQWTLPLQFAAGAASVELKLQAPGAATAGTAPFRISAGQLQWQGRGSQLPKQLQWSLPAARQAQVQVAPWEDGHYLLAQLPVAASSSSRTLPSEIGLLWDGSGSAGQRNRTRELALLDRYFAAMGDGTVALTVLRDRAEPVRRFRVRAGNWNELRAVLQAVRPDGASALAQWQPQPSVKEYLLLSDGLLTYGPEALPALAPEQRLFAVSSAGARTDAVRLRGWSEAHGGRFVALGNDVDAAARELLSSPLDVQIDAGRGVQEVVIDRRSEAQGWLWLHARLAADGVPMRVRVGGGEWQALPATQKSDDGELVAGLWAQARLQQLGADRRGNREAMQLLSQQFGLVGPDTSLIVLETLEDYLRYAIRPSGKLRADYDARFAVQVSGRAAADRQRLDEVAARWKERQQWWNRSWPKGAPPQAKEMALEVASAGYAAESAPVAMLAAPAPAPPPAPSPMAAAAEQRMDASSARARRSAPASNKALDAIAVTSGFADASAAANDGQLGIQLAAWQPDSAIARRLRQGPPSQLYDRYLAERDAHADSSAFFLDVADLLLEQGQRELALRVLSNLAEMDLDNRHLLRVLGYRLMQADAPALAVPVFEQVLAMGQEEPQSFRDLGLALAAAGRPQQALAPLYQVVVRPWDNRFDGIALIALDELTNLVARSTPRLDTRSIDPRLLQAMPLDLRVVLSWDADNSDMDLWVTDPNGERAYYGNRQTYQGGRMSQDFTGGYGPEQFSLRNAKPGKYKVEANYFGSRQQLVTGATTLMLRLTTHWGTPKQKDQMVTMRLKDRAETVLVGEFEVK
- a CDS encoding acyltransferase family protein encodes the protein MTRRHDIDALRVFAFALLILYHTGMAYVDDWGFHLKSVHTAEWLQWPMVFVNRWRMSLLFLISGIAIALMRPEGSLLRFAGLRTWKLLLPLLFGMFVIVPIQPYCEGVANGHVAPGFGHFLLRYWQVRPWPEGSFAGWQYGITWNHLWYLAYLWNYTLALALLMPLLGTTGVRSAMARVAASPTLLIGIPFALLLAWVVWLEPIYPSTNALLGDWYQHAKYATVFLAGYLLGREPLFWERVVALRRTTLWLALAAVGWYLGLRILGQVLAADSPLRQWPEPFWDLQVRTTQSLYVWTALLAILGWGKVFLDRPFRWLPYCTEAIYPWYMLHQSLIIALLFWLKPLQLGPWMEPALLLTGTVGGCLLIHELLIRRSRWLRPLFGLRADPPASTIARAVSL